A single region of the Populus nigra chromosome 2, ddPopNigr1.1, whole genome shotgun sequence genome encodes:
- the LOC133682693 gene encoding laccase-6 — protein sequence MKADKHNKTRQALYFFFPPMLKKLICFNSIKMHPFHPSSLPLQTPHTHTHTHSLSLSLFSLNMANLVTSFMLWLCLISYAYTTIHAAPEWPRGRSTRFYDFKIQTMTVNKLCTSKQIVTVNNMFPGPVVYAQQGDRLIVKVSNESPYNATIHWHGVRQILSCWFDGPSYITQCPIQPGQTFTYEFTLVGQKGTFFWHAHVSWLRATVYGALVVYPKPGVPYPFKYPYEEHIVILGEYWLQDIVQLERQVVASGGGPPPANAYTINGHPGPNYNCSANDVYKIDVVPGKTYLLRLINAGLNMENFFAIANHKLTIVEADAEYTKPFTTDRVMLGPGQTMIVLVTADQTIGKYSMAMGPYASGQNVAFQNISAIAYFQYVGAMPNSLSLPARLPSFNDNLAVKTVMDGLRGLNTSNVPKEIDTNLFLTIGMNVNKCRSKTPQQNCQGLNNGTMAASMNNISFIKPTVSVLEAYYKGIDGFFTDNFPGAPFRFYDFVNGAPNNAPNDTSSMNGTRVKVLEYGTRVQMILQDTGTVTTENHPIHLHGYSFYVVGYGAGNYNPQTANLNLVDPPYMNTIGVPVGGWAAIRFVADNPGVWFMHCHLDIHQSWGLGTVFIVKNGKGHLETLPHPPADLPRC from the exons ATGAAAGCTGACAAACATAATAAAACTAGACAagccctttatttttttttccctcccatgcttaaaaaattaatatgctttaaCTCTATTAAAATGCATCCTTTCCACCCCTCTAGCCTCCCACTTCAAACtcctcacacacacacacacacacactctctctctctctctctcttctctctcaacaTGGCCAACCTAGTAACTTCATTTATGCTATGGTTATGCTTGATATCCTATGCTTACACTACTATTCATGCTGCTCCAGAGTGGCCTCGAGGGAGATCGACCAGGTTTTATGATTTCAAG ATTCAAACGATGACAGTCAATAAACTGTGCACCTCTAAGCAAATCGTGACAGTCAACAATATGTTTCCCGGACCAGTTGTTTATGCCCAACAAGGCGATAGATTGATCGTAAAAGTTAGTAACGAGTCACCTTACAACGCCACTATCCACTG GCATGGAGTCAGGCAGATACTATCATGCTGGTTCGACGGACCTTCGTATATCACTCAATGTCCGATTCAACCTGGTCAGACTTTCACATATGAGTTCACATTGGTGGGGCAAAAGGGCACCTTCTTCTGGCATGCTCATGTTTCCTGGCTCAGGGCCACAGTTTATGGTGCCCTGGTCGTATATCCAAAGCCTGGGGTCCCATACCCATTCAAGTACCCATACGAAGAGCATATTGTAATTCTAG GGGAATACTGGCTTCAGGATATTGTACAACTTGAGCGCCAAGTCGTCGCGAGCGGGGGAGGTCCTCCACCAGCAAATGCGTACACCATTAACGGTCATCCTGGCCCTAACTACAATTGCTCTGCTAATG ATGTGTACAAGATCGATGTGGTCCCTGGGAAGACCTACTTGTTAAGGCTGATAAACGCAGGCTTAAACATGGAGAACTTCTTCGCCATTGCTAATCACAAATTAACAATAGTGGAAGCCGATGCTGAATACACAAAACCATTCACCACAGACCGTGTGATGCTCGGACCAGGCCAGACCATGATCGTCCTAGTTACCGCTGATCAGACAATTGGAAAATACTCCATGGCCATGGGACCTTATGCGTCAGGTCAAAACGTTGCATTCCAGAATATATCTGCAATTGCGTACTTCCAGTACGTGGGAGCAATGCCTAACAGCTTATCTTTACCAGCTAGATTACCCAGCTTTAACGACAATTTGGCTGTTAAGACAGTCATGGATGGCCTAAGAGGCCTAAACACTTCCAATGTTCCAAAAGAGATTGATACTAACctctttcttaccattgggATGAACGTTAACAAGTGTAGGTCCAAGACACCACAGCAGAACTGTCAAGGCCTCAATAATGGGACGATGGCAGCTTCTATGAACAATATCAGTTTCATCAAGCCAACGGTTTCAGTTTTGGAAGCTTATTATAAGGGAATTGACGGGTTTTTCACCGATAACTTTCCCGGGGCACCCTTCAGATTCTATGACTTTGTCAATGGGGCACCGAACAACGCTCCTAACGACACCAGCTCGATGAATGGGACTAGGGTTAAGGTCCTTGAATACGGAACCCGCGTGCAAATGATCCTGCAGGATACTGGGACGGTAACAACTGAGAATCACCCTATTCATCTTCATGGCTATAGCTTCTACGTTGTGGGTTATGGCGCAGGAAACTATAATCCACAGACAGCAAATCTAAATTTAGTTGATCCACCATACATGAACACAATTGGAGTTCCAGTGGGTGGATGGGCCGCCATTCGATTTGTTGCTGACAATCCTG gtGTTTGGTTTATGCATTGTCACTTGGATATACACCAGTCGTGGGGGTTAGGTACGGTTTTTATAGTGAAGAATGGGAAAGGGCACCTCGAGACTCTCCCTCATCCTCCAGCAGATCTGCCCCGCTGCTAG
- the LOC133682870 gene encoding protein KINESIN LIGHT CHAIN-RELATED 1-like, translating into MLGLVSAKTTPNATPQHVSFPQNDNCIHKNGYETPSPLLKRTPSPSFSKPKINPPNKTLQELRTHESSLDNPDLGPFLLKLAIDTVASGDNQNKALDYAARASISFEKSSGPSLDLAMSLQVEAAIYCSMGRLEDAIPVLERSIEALDHKNGSDHAVAKFSGFMQLGDTYSMLGRVDRSISSYESGLKIQTETLGDLDPSVTETCRYLAEAYVQAMQFDEAEKLCQRSLEIHRVHNAPASLEEAGDRRLMALIYEAKGDYESALEHLVLASMVMIAAGQENEVAAIDVSIGNIYASLCRFDEAIFSYQKALTVFKSIRGDDHCTIASVYIRLADVYCKTGKLRESKSYCENALRILSKPVPGIATEEIASGLTEISAIYQALNEHEEALKLLDMAMKLLKDTPGQHSMIAGIEAHMGVMFYKVGRYGEARSSFKNAVAKLRASGKTRSVFFGIVLNQMGLASAQLYRIDEAAQLFQEAREILEQECGSCHLDTIGVYSNLAATYDAMGRVEDATVILEYILKLREEKLGTANPEVADEKERLAMLLKEAGRARIRKGNSLVNLLDSSS; encoded by the exons ATGTTGGGCCTAGTCTCTGCAAAAACCACACCAAATGCCACACCACAACATGTTTCCTTTCCTCAAAACGACAATTGCATCCATAAAAACGGCTATGAAACTCCATCTCCGCTACTAAAACGAACCCCATCACCCTCCTTCTCCAAACCAAAAATCAACCCTCCTAACAAGACACTGCAAGAACTACGCACCCATGAGTCGTCTCTTGATAACCCGGATCTGGGTCCCTTTTTATTAAAGCTTGCCATAGACACCGTAGCTTCTGGTGATAACCAGAATAAGGCCTTGGATTATGCGGCCCGTGCGTCCATATCGTTTGAGAAATCCTCGGGTCCCAGTCTGGACCTGGCTATGAGCTTGCAAGTTGAAGCAGCGATCTATTGCAGCATGGGCCGGTTGGAGGATGCAATTCCGGTTCTAGAACGGTCTATTGAGGCTCTGGATCATAAAAACGGGTCGGATCATGCGGTGGCGAAGTTTTCCGGGTTCATGCAGCTTGGTGACACGTATTCTATGCTGGGGCGAGTAGACCGTTCCATATCGTCTTATGAGTCGGGTTTAAAGATCCAAACTGAGACTCTCGGGGATTTGGATCCAAGTGTTACTGAGACTTGCAG GTACTTAGCCGAGGCTTATGTTCAAGCAATGCAGTTTGACGAGGCAGAAAAACTATGCCAAAGGAGCCTTGAAATTCACAGGGTGCATAATGCCCCAGCATCACTTGAAGAGGCTGGTGATCGCCGGCTTATGGCTCTTATTTATGAAGCAAAGGGGGACTATGAATCTGCACTTGAGCACCTTGTCCTTGCTAGCATGGTAATGATTGCTGCTGGTCAGGAAAATGAAGTTGCTGCCATTGATGTTAGCATTGGCAATATCTATGCGTCCCTTTGTCGATTTGATGAAGccattttttcctatcaaaaagCCTTAACAGTCTTTAAATCCATAAGAGGAGATGATCACTGTACCATTGCATCAGTCTATATTCGCTTGGCAGATGTGTATTGTAAGACAGGCAAGCTAAGAGAATCCAAATCATATTGTGAGAATGCCCTGAGAATACTTTCAAAGCCAGTGCCTGGAATTGCAACCGAGGAGATTGCTAGTGGGCTGACTGAAATCTCAGCCATCTATCAAGCTTTAAATGAGCACGAGGAGGCGTTGAAGCTCTTGGACATGGCAATGAAGTTGTTGAAGGATACCCCAGGGCAACATAGCATGATTGCGGGAATAGAAGCACATATGGGGGTGATGTTTTACAAGGTTGGAAGGTACGGTGAGGCTCGAAGTTCCTTTAAAAATGCTGTAGCAAAGCTCCGGGCTAGTGGGAAGACTAGATCAGTCTTCTTTGGGATTGTGTTGAACCAGATGGGATTGGCCAGTGCACAACTGTACAGGATAGATGAGGCAGCTCAGTTGTTTCAAGAAGCAAGGGAGATTTTAGAGCAGGAATGTGGCTCATGTCACTTGGATACGATTGGAGTGTATAGCAACCTTGCAGCAACTTATGATGCTATGGGAAG GGTAGAAGATGCAACTGTGATATTGGAGTACATACTCAAGTTGAGAGAAGAAAAACTTGGAACAGCAAATCCAGAAGTTGCCGATGAGAAGGAAAGGCTAGCCATGCTATTGAAGGAAGCAGGGAGGGCTAGGATCAGGAAAGGCAATTCCCTTGTAAATCTCCTAGATTCTAGCTCGTAG